The DNA segment TGAGCTCTTGCTCCTTCCCTTTCATGGAGTTTCAGCGTGTTTCCCTTTTGATTTGGGGAAGAAGAGCTGAactttatgtttatatattggGCCACAAGCCCAGTTTGGGTTCGGTTTAATCGGTTTGGCCCGTTGGTCTAGttttgggccaaattctttaaaattagtattaaaattcatacttttaatatttctacctcTTTAGACTAATAAAACTTAATTTGgtaatttatttgattaataagTAAAATATTGGCTAATTACTCTTTAATTACGCGTGGTTTACAATTTACTCTATCTAATTCACAACTGCATTGCAAGTTAAATCGATTAAGCCAAGAGAGAAGCCAAGCATCATCATTttcctcaatttttttatattttcttggtTAATTTTAGAAACTTCAGTATTCATTAAAGGGtcattttttaactttaatattgGATAGATGGTTGTATTTTGCTTTGTTATTGGAAGTTAGTCTGTTTTACTCAATTGTGCAAGTCACATTCAAAGAACTCAAAGAACTCAGAGGGTCAATTTTCATTCACATGAGACCAGACCCTCTGATTTGTGCACCCTCAAATCTGAACTTATCACTCTTAAAATTTGATTctcaaattttaattgaaattttgtCTAACCCCAAATCTAAGCCTCAGATTTGACTTTcacaactaaaaaataaaaaatcacctCTATATTGAATTAAAATACCCCTAGCTTTTCCATGACTAACAATAACACAACAACAATTgctattacaaaaaaaatgagcCTTCTAGCATACCATACCCTTTGAagcttatttttttagtaatgaATATTGTTATTGTGTTATCGTTAGTCATGGAAAACTTGGGTGTTTTAATTCAATATAaaggtgattttttttttgcaaaaatcAAATCTGAGGTCACATTGGGAGTTaggaaaattttcaattaaaatatgAGAGTCAGATTTCTAGAGTGATAAGTTCAAATTTGAGGGTGTACAAATTGAAGGGTTCGATTTGTaagtagttaattttttttattttcaccgtAAGACAAATCGGTAGGtcaaactttaaaataaaaaaaattaaaattcattaaGAATTCATTAGGTTTAGCATGGAACGGTGTCGTTTTAAGGTTGCGTAAATTTGTTGTCCCAAAACCTTTCTGCCACTTCAACGTGGGACACTGTTACGACCATGTCAACATAGCAACATCCATGTCAGATATCTCCGTTACGTTTCACAATCTCAATTGGATAGAAGGATCCAAATGTCCTGGTTTTGTGAAAGATATCTGACAGTGGAGGCGTACCTACATTCACACTATCTTGATTTGTTGTTCTTAATCTTAATGTGtgattctttaattttcttcaaCCAAAATCTAccaaattcttattttatgctAAATAACAACTCTCTGATGGAGCCAGGGTTGCAAAGTGATTTTGGTATTTAGGAACCAAAAACTTggagttctatttatacttagCTATTGGTTTTCATTAAACCCTAAAGGCCCAAGTAAAATAGAATCTGATTTTACTCTCATTTAAAcctaaatcaaaagtaataatgatttattctatttaacatttataacCATAAATGAGATTAACTATATATAAATCATATAATATGAAATAGCTAATgtgattataattgattatatgtattgcccacaaataaattaaaaattataattttctaaCAATATAGTGACTCATTTTGTGTACACATAAAACGATCAATAAACAATGATTGTTAATCAACAAATAACAATAcataagaatgaaaaatagttaTGTAATAGTAATTACTAAAAGCAAAATCATGTATTTGTTTTCTCAACTAGACTTATGTCGTTTTTGTCTTTTCCGTAGGCTTTTTCCTTCCAAATGTTTGAAACTTCTTCAAAGGTCAATCCTTTTGTCTCTGGCATGTAGatgatcacaaaaacaattgcaaCTACAGTGACTCCCAAGAGAATCATGAAACTCCCACCAAGCCCTATGGCATCAACTACTGAAAGAAAACTAATAGACATTATAACACTACAAATCCAATTCACAGTTGCAGACATGCCACCACATATTCCTCTATACTCTTCAGGATAAATCTCTGAGTTAACTGCCCATGGCACAGGACCCATACCAGGGGCAAAGAATATGATATACAAAGCCAAACCAACAATCGCAAGCCAAGCATATACTTGACTGGCATTGCCATGTCCTATAATAAAGCATGCCACAGAGAGGATGGTCAAGGCTATAGCCACACCTGATAAGCTACCAAGAGTAAGCTTTTTGCGGCCTGAAGCGTCGATAAGATAGATTCCAAGAATTGTGTCACCGGCATTCAAGCCAGAAACAATGAGGGACAAGAACAATGCAGCGTCGTTTGATTTGAACCCAGCTAATTGGATTATTATTGGACTATAATACATGACAATGCTAATACCGGTAAATTGTTGGAATGCTTGAAGTCCAGCCCCACATATAAACGCAACTCTAATTTCTTTAAGCTTGAACACATCACTGTAGTTAACTTTGAccttatttttctgttctttCTCCAAGTGAAATTCGAGAATCTCAATCTCATCTTCTAAACGAGGTGATGGGTAAATCTTGGATAGAACATTAGCAGCTGCTTCTTTCTTATTCTGTaggttaaagaaaaaaattcacataCAAGAAGAATAACAATGAATTTGGAACATGTTTTACATGTATTGGCATGTATAGCCTTTACCTTAAAATAGAGCCATCTTGGGGATTCGGGGAGGAAGatcataaaaactaattggACCACTGCAGGTGATCCTGCAACTCCGAGCATCCAACGCCACGTACCCGGGACCTACATGCAAAAAATGATTTTATCAGGAAACTATTTTTACTAAAAAGTTAAATTGATAGGAGGAGGTGTatgaatgattatatctctaatacatttttttctcaaaaatataTGGTGTGTTTACcttaatttttacatatatagttcattattctctttttatttgtcttatattAAATTCTTTCTTTTGGAGTCAACAAGATTTGAATTCTAGACCTTTAAATTATAGAAACTACGATACCATGTTGTAAAATTACTTCGCCCAAGAATTTaagtttaaagaaaaaatacataaataattatatctctaacagaTTTAGTTAGATATTATAAAATCATGATTGAGTATTTAACAAGAAAAactgttattattgttgttacaCTTGTTATTAACAATCTAGTGGTGGTTAGCAAATTATGTACGCTTACCTTTGTCAAGGCATAATTGATGACAAATGAAAGAAATTGTCCACCAGTAATCATAAGAGCATTGAAGCCAACTAATCCTCCTCTTATTTCAGATGGTGATACTTCTGCAATATAAACAGGAGCAGTAACGGAAGCTGCACCAACACCAAGGCCAACCAAAAAACGGCCTATTATAATAACATAAGGATTTGGTGCAATGGCCATAATAAGTGATCCTACGGCAAAACAAAAATCTGCCACTACAATAGCCATCTTACGCCCTAAAACATCATTAATGTAACCGCTAATGGTAGCACCAAATATTGCACCAACCAAGGCCATAGCAACAATAAGTTCCTGCAAATATGAACACATAAATACACACAaacatataaaacataaaaataaaaaataaagtctaTCGTTATTATTATGATGATTATGGGGGctatcatatttaaaaaaattatttgataaaaaaaattattttaaattttacaatattttacaaaaattaaagttaCTGTATAGATGCCATAACAAAAGATATCATATTATGCGcctaaaacaaaaactaacattcATGTATAGGTTActgaattcttcttcttcttttccttacatttttcataattttcaatcTATTTCAAAAAGCCTAACATTGTTAAGTCATACTGGatgtcttattttttttcacttagGTCGGTCTTGTATttgtaagatttttttttttgggacttTATTTTAAGGTTATGTGGAGATGATATCGTGAATTATCAGATAATTTGACATGCTTGACTGAATAATCTAACAGTTTGTAATTATAGAagtagttatatttttttaataaatgctTAATTTTTTTGACATGTTTGACTAAATGATCTAACAATTTACTTATTACCTGAAGAAAATAACTATTCTTGACCTGCTCAAAATCCTCTTTTATATACAAGAGGGCACCTGATATCACACCTGCAttcatttatcaataaaaaagaaacaaataagaGCAATTGTGTGGGTATATAttcctaaaagaaaaatatattgaaaaaattataaagtagtcaatattaattgattttttattgaaaaattagttttttttaaacttttatttttgaaaaatttagagtttaagATTAGAATTGAATAAAGAGTTTAAtatttaggatttaaaatttaaaattaaaaaaattactgaaATTAACTCTCTAATTGAACtcaaatacatatatacataccaGTATCATAGCCGAATAAAAGACCTCCAATGCCAGCAGTAAGAGTAATTGCAACAATGTAagagttttgaaaaattgatattttacGCTCAGGATGTTTTTCTAAGTAATTGAAGCTTCCTGCTCTCATAGAAATATTCATATCTGCTGCGACCATTTTAGTTTGTTTCTTGATTATCAACTATGGTTACACATACAAGATGAGACATCATTTTATAGAGAATAGAAATGTTTAGTTTGGTATTTCAGTTAGTTCTCTTTCACGAAAATTAGTTATATTTGAAGgcattttttgtttattctagGTAAGACGGCTAAAAATCCATCACTTGCAACAATGTATAAATACAAAACAGTCAAAAATAAAACTGATTAAAGATATTTATAACTGTAATAGGAAAGACAACTCTTCTATTGTTATAGCATGaggtaaaattaaataatgaaagTAAGAAGaggtttaatttgttttatttactttttttggtAATTACTTAAACAATTACAAGGATGTACTTGGATGGAAATATTAATGTATTTAGTTAAGGgatttttacatatttaaaatttaaaactatcatatttatttatatatatatattgctcGTTTAAAAAACAAATTGATATATGTGtcctatttaattttatttataaataaatctcAGTAGCTAAATgagaacattttttatttgaatatgcAAAAAACCCATGTGACTACGAAAGAAAttcaaataatgaaaaatattaagtTCAGCctacatatataattaagtcTTGGAAAATATCTCATTAACTTACTAAATTGACTTATTTCAACATAACAAAAGATACAACAAAATTTCTTATTGGTCGATCGCGTCATCAAGTCCTATTATAACATGTTTATGTAATAATCTTTTTAATCTTTAGAAATGCTTGATAACTGCATTATTGATGCACAATTTATCCCTTACTTATTGttatattgaatttattttaattaaattattataaataattaatgctACTTTTCAGTTGGCTATGAAGTatacacattttttttatttgtcgtATTCCTATGTCGGAGACATTTCATAAATACTCGTTCGACACTCATGTTTTCTGTATTTAATTATgtcttgataaaaaataaaaaaaattttcggaCACGATTCAATACACTTAAATACCATTACGTGTCAATTTGTCAAGACTTATTCTTAACATACATTCTTAAAAtgagtttagaaataatatattttattaattattaaaacaaaatatattttaaatatttatataattaaaaaatattcaaaataattaaaaattaatttatattttaatatcaataaaatattaaaatatcattacaatttatataaaaaatactttatactttatatatatatcgtATTCCCGTGTCTTATaggaattttatatttacttgtttGCGTGTCCTGTGTCGTGTTGTGTCCCGTATCCGCGTCAGTGTCTATGCATCATAACCAGTTGGTAATATCTTTTTCCAAAGCTAGTCATTTATTCATTTCATTAGATAAAATGAACCCCGCCGGGCCGGCCCacgtaacccgccaaaaaaggcAGACTGGGCTGGGAAATTAGGaccgccaaatagcaaaagcCCGTCTAACCCGCACCACTTAAACCGCAGGCTTTGGCGGGCCGGGGCGGGCTTCTCCGCCGGGCTTAGTATTTTTTATCAAGgggtatttttacaattttttttgccaaaattCAACTTCTcccaacccaacttacaagagaatgaagatgaaaattgaatgttttggattatgtttatttttctttgcagacattatttataattttttttgaattatgtttattttgctttgaagACAATacttataattatgttttagttgaaaacttagtttataattatatttattagatatttataattacaaagtcTTTAATATTTGTgagtataaaaattataattttttatacttttagaaattataaatttattaaaataattataaaattatatatattatttaatagttaatagtaaaaaagagagaaaatttgGCGGGTTTAGCCCGCCAACCCGCAGTTTAGGCGGGGCAGGATGGGTTTTAGGACCGCCTCACTAAGCGGGGTGGGGCGGTGTGGGCCAGCCCGCCAAAAGTCGGGCTTTCGGCATGGTGGGGCAGGGCGAGGTGGGGTGGGCTTCCCCACTTGCCACCCCTAAGTGTGCTATCATTTAATGTGTCATATCAACAAATTTTGACATTATTATTAGTAATAGAAGTGACAAAATGATTAATGTGactagtttaaaattttttaaagaagaatttgattaaaaatattcagagaccaatttaaaaaatgattgaTTTTTGAGAAGCAAATTTGACATTTT comes from the Arachis duranensis cultivar V14167 chromosome 7, aradu.V14167.gnm2.J7QH, whole genome shotgun sequence genome and includes:
- the LOC107458219 gene encoding inositol transporter 1-like, which codes for MVAADMNISMRAGSFNYLEKHPERKISIFQNSYIVAITLTAGIGGLLFGYDTGVISGALLYIKEDFEQVKNSYFLQELIVAMALVGAIFGATISGYINDVLGRKMAIVVADFCFAVGSLIMAIAPNPYVIIIGRFLVGLGVGAASVTAPVYIAEVSPSEIRGGLVGFNALMITGGQFLSFVINYALTKVPGTWRWMLGVAGSPAVVQLVFMIFLPESPRWLYFKNKKEAAANVLSKIYPSPRLEDEIEILEFHLEKEQKNKVKVNYSDVFKLKEIRVAFICGAGLQAFQQFTGISIVMYYSPIIIQLAGFKSNDAALFLSLIVSGLNAGDTILGIYLIDASGRKKLTLGSLSGVAIALTILSVACFIIGHGNASQVYAWLAIVGLALYIIFFAPGMGPVPWAVNSEIYPEEYRGICGGMSATVNWICSVIMSISFLSVVDAIGLGGSFMILLGVTVVAIVFVIIYMPETKGLTFEEVSNIWKEKAYGKDKNDISLVEKTNT